Proteins from one Deltaproteobacteria bacterium genomic window:
- a CDS encoding WD40 repeat domain-containing protein codes for MAKVWKWALAAAVVVGACAKSHVVETGDPIVVKPDGGVDAGPPDAGPPDAGDAGPSDAGPTAIFGTPGPWPVANVTYGFADGIQEAPVVGVSTDEPIQTTDGGVAQNRWIATNSALYLVRPDKSIHRFDERDGLHLQGNPVTYCADQYFASGDKSCRNGAAWDPGISEIVGGGPNEVFVGYWGNHNWADLTFDGEWFDVYRHTGKLDRVRIKTDSSGNPVLDKSGNIVLDVARFDMVSGNSPQFWHNRTVFRMVYDHFVHKHELYAGTEHGVVKFSPDLYFPPPDNWPFVANLYWMSDHLHPVTCKHQLCTDNENLNLQMMGEWRGLALSAAGDLWVGGKWSAGKIFYAPLNAELKADGTPDPEGKTGWFQRGGDAFKDQKTGLSYAFGNVFCGTNGIVNVWNGSSWQTQSCSPMSGTPPVFWPPAPGDPVGISAVTETPDGKSWWASGPFGGDPAYGLAVFDGHKFKYFDPINDAGMLEYHVVDMVALPDGRLVLASQSTGLTIWDPDKKKHVSIRAGQGIPDDQIMGLELDTMVNPPALHVATRGGAAVLRVLP; via the coding sequence GTGGCGAAAGTCTGGAAGTGGGCGCTTGCGGCTGCGGTGGTGGTTGGGGCGTGCGCGAAGAGCCATGTGGTGGAAACCGGGGATCCGATCGTGGTGAAGCCCGATGGCGGCGTCGACGCGGGCCCGCCCGATGCCGGTCCTCCTGACGCCGGTGACGCCGGACCTTCGGATGCGGGACCGACCGCGATCTTCGGGACGCCGGGTCCGTGGCCAGTGGCGAACGTCACCTACGGATTCGCCGACGGAATCCAGGAGGCGCCGGTGGTCGGCGTCTCGACGGACGAGCCGATCCAGACGACCGACGGCGGAGTGGCGCAGAACCGCTGGATCGCGACGAACTCGGCGCTGTACCTGGTCCGCCCGGACAAGTCCATCCACCGATTCGACGAGCGCGACGGTCTCCATCTCCAGGGCAACCCGGTCACATACTGCGCCGACCAGTACTTCGCGAGCGGGGACAAGAGCTGCCGGAACGGCGCCGCATGGGATCCCGGCATCAGCGAGATCGTCGGCGGCGGCCCGAACGAAGTCTTCGTCGGATACTGGGGCAATCACAACTGGGCGGATCTCACGTTCGACGGCGAGTGGTTCGACGTCTACCGCCACACCGGCAAGCTCGACCGCGTCCGCATCAAGACGGATTCCAGCGGAAATCCGGTGCTCGACAAGAGCGGCAACATCGTCCTGGACGTAGCCCGCTTCGACATGGTGTCCGGCAACAGCCCGCAGTTCTGGCACAACCGCACCGTGTTCCGGATGGTCTACGACCACTTCGTCCACAAGCACGAGCTGTACGCGGGGACCGAGCACGGGGTCGTGAAGTTCTCTCCCGATCTCTACTTCCCACCGCCCGACAACTGGCCGTTCGTCGCCAACCTCTACTGGATGTCCGACCACCTGCACCCGGTGACCTGCAAGCACCAGCTTTGCACGGACAATGAGAACCTGAACCTGCAGATGATGGGCGAATGGCGCGGCCTCGCCCTGTCCGCCGCAGGAGACCTCTGGGTCGGTGGGAAGTGGAGCGCGGGAAAGATCTTCTACGCGCCGCTCAACGCGGAGTTGAAGGCCGACGGCACTCCCGATCCGGAAGGAAAGACGGGTTGGTTCCAGCGTGGCGGCGACGCCTTCAAGGATCAAAAAACCGGACTCAGCTACGCCTTCGGCAACGTCTTCTGCGGCACGAATGGCATCGTCAATGTCTGGAACGGCAGCTCCTGGCAGACGCAGTCTTGCTCGCCGATGTCAGGCACACCGCCCGTCTTCTGGCCGCCGGCTCCGGGCGACCCGGTGGGCATCAGCGCTGTCACCGAAACGCCAGACGGAAAGAGCTGGTGGGCGAGCGGCCCCTTCGGTGGCGATCCCGCCTATGGCCTCGCTGTGTTCGACGGGCACAAGTTCAAATACTTCGACCCGATCAACGACGCCGGAATGCTCGAGTACCACGTCGTCGACATGGTCGCGCTGCCCGACGGGCGCCTCGTGCTCGCCTCCCAGAGCACCGGCCTGACCATCTGGGATCCCGACAAGAAGAAGCACGTCTCCATTCGCGCGGGCCAGGGAATCCCCGACGATCAGATCATGGGGCTGGAGCTGGATACGATGGTGAATCCGCCCGCGCTGCACGTGGCCACGCGGGGAGGCGCGGCCGTGCTGAGAGTGCTCCCTTGA